The Oryza sativa Japonica Group chromosome 11, ASM3414082v1 DNA window CCATGGCCATGGCCGTGCTGCCCTCTCCCTGTTCGACAGAATGCACGGTGAGGGCGTGCCGGTGGATGGCGTCACTGTGCTGTCCGTGATGTGTGCTTGTGCCCATGCTGGATTGGTGGATGAAGGTCTGGACTACTTTGACAGAATGGAGATCGAATTCGGGATTGAGCCAAGTATTGAGCATTACGGATGCATGGTTGACATGCTGAGCCGGGCTGGTCGACTTAACGATGCCGAGAAGCTGATCCACGGAATGCCCATCGTGCCAAATGCTGCGATATACAGGTCTCTGATCCGGGCCTGTGGCATTCATGGCAAGCTGGAACTCGGCAAGAAGATGATCGCAGAATTGATGCGACTTGAACCGGATGACAGTGGAAACCATGTCCTGATTTCCAACTTCTACGCAACAACGAACCGATGGGACGACGCTAAGAAGGCGAGGAAGGAGATGAAGTCCATGGGCATTGACAAGAGCCCTGGATCAAGCTTTGTAGACATCAATGGAGTTCTCCATGAGTTCTTGGTGGGTGACAAGACGCATCCTGCCTCAAAGGAGATATACGCCATGGTTGAGGATATTGAGACCAGATTAAGCGAGTGCGGACACCGGTCGAGCACCTCATCTGCGTTGTTtgatgtcgaggaggaggacaagGCGGATGCACTGTCCTACCACAGCGAGAGGCTCGCCATTGCCTTTGCTCTGATCGCTTCCAATCCAGGAGCTCCCATTAGGATCATCAAGAACCTCCGGGTGTGTGCCGATTGCCATGAGAGCGCAAAGCTTGTATCTCGGGTGTATGGTAGAGAGATTGTCATGAGGGACCGTACCCGGTTCCATCACTTCAGAGACGGGGTGTGTTCTTGTGGAGATTTCTGGTAAATACTCGTTGTGTTGTATTGTACATTATACAGCGTAATGTGCTGTAGATTTCTCTCATAATTCTGTGGTAAGGGGATGTGCTGTACTGGTCTCACACATTTGCTTGAGATcacaggctgtgtttagttccacgctaaaattggaagtttgaagaaattagaacgatatgacggaaaagttggaggtttgaagaaaaaagttggaatctaaacagggccacaATTCATTCGGTTGTAGTTCGCATGGTTCaatatcagttttttttttttttacaatcatTTTATTGATGGCGGATCAAGTGTTACATGGCAAGTGGTCAAAGAACTGAAATGAAATTCCGAAACTTGGCCGTCGTAGTTCAATATCAGTTGTCAGAATTCAAACAGTTGTAGTTTGTTATAACTTGCGCAATTCGTGCATATGTGGTTAGATAGTTCATATGAAAAAGAATTATTTCGGGGCATACGTGGTCTATTCTTCCTCTAGATAGTTCATATGAAAAGGAATGATTTTGAGATTTTGTCAAATAAACGTGAACTGGTTAAATAGGCGAGCACAGGCAGTTAAGACAACAAGTCTGGGTGGTGTAGTTGGTTATCACGTTAGTCTCACACACTAAAGGTCCCCAGTTCGAACCTGGGCTCAGACACAAACatgtttttttccatttttttcaacgatttgaatatttttcttaataacAACAGCATAATTACATGCAAAAAAATTCCTCCATAACAATAACATAAACACTTGATAACCACatgcacatgattttttttttcaaaaattcgaATATTTCTCAATAACAACAGCATAATTACATGcaaaaaatatttctccatAACAATAACATAAACACATGCACATGCACATgatctttcttttattttaaaaaattcaaatatttctCAATAACAACAGCATAACCAAATGCacatgaccttttttttttcaaaaaaacccTCCATATCATCGAGCAACTTTAACAGcataacttttttctttttcaaatatttcctCCACACCAACAGCATAACCACAtccacatgatttttttttcaaaaaaaaaagatcttcaTATCATCAAGCAGCAGCATAAGCTGCAAAACCATATGCACATGAAGTCAAATATTTCCTATACGACCTATATAGCATCGTAGCAGCACAACGATATGCAGTAATGCAGATGATCTCATTCACAGAGTTAACAGGGTTTAGTGCTACAGCTTCACATCCATATGATCTCATCCACTAAGTTAACAGAGCTTTAGTGCTACCACAGCAACTAGCAAAAGATATAGTAATTGCATTAGTGGCTACACGCCTACGACATGGGCAATGTACAGCACAAAATGTGAGGGTCTCATCTCATGCCACGCAAAGCATCAGTCCTTGCTACACATTTCCACTAACCCACCACCACAAATACCGAGAGCCCCTTTATCACTTTATGCTACCATTCATAGAGTAGTTTAATATCCTGCAAATGTAGGATGGAAGCATTAGGCAGTCACAAGAGAAATAGAGTTGCCATAGTTTCAGATCTAATTGTTCAGTTCGTCAATATTATATACATTCTTGAATAAATATATGGCATGCTAAGCTTAAGTTGAAAATAGATGTTTATGTACCAAAGCATGAAAATCGCCACATAGGTGCTGCAGGCGACTGTAACCACAGAGTTGTTTTGAGAGTTCTTGACTTACATGAATGGAGTGATGAATCAGCTACTTTTAAAAGAGATTATTCAGTTGCATAAATAGGTTGGAAGAATGCATTTCCCATGAAGAAGcagattttgttttaaaaattataaattggAACGATTGTTAAACAAGTTTTACCTGCTTTAGTACACCAGCCTCCATATCTTTTATCAGAACAAACCTCGACAATGCTTAGAGCCACAGAGGCATGATTTGAGTTTGCAAGCTTTGAAGGGTTTTCCCTCAAAGCCAGGGGGAGCACCTCTTGTACCATAATCATAAGTCAGTTCAGTCATGGGAGGGATATGTTCCATTGCAAAAAACATGATATGTGGGTAGCTGTCATCGCCATGGTCATACTGTACAGCTTGCCAAAGGAGATTTGGAGAACAGCTATGGTTCAGAAAACGAGCCACATTCCCTTCATTGTTTGCTCTTATGATGATTGGTAGTTTCTTAAAGTTCTTGGTTATCACAGCCGTACTTTTTTCTTCAAGTAATTCTTCTCCCAAATTCCAGCTTAAAGCCTTATTGCCGGGACATGAAGCGCGAAAGGTATATTTGTCTTCCTCAACATCTATGTCCATCTTAGTTTCATCAATGACTTCACCGGCGTACTCACAAATGAATGTGCCAGCACGGATAGGATCCCACGACCGCAGACCCCAGCCACGGTCTCCAGTCCAGAAAACCTCAAAGTTCAGTTTTATACCCTTCTGTGTGATCCTGTTTCGACAATTATGAGAACACTGACAGTTAGAGGAGCACTCATAAACCATCGGAGTGTGCTTTGCCAGCAATCCCGTTGCACTGTAAGGAAGATCACCACCATTCTGTTGCGCACACGAACAATTAGGGTCACCAGGCAAGCAGACACTAGGACATTTGCAACATTGTAATGGTTTTGTCTTCCTAAGAGGTCTCAAATACTTCACTCCAGCAACATAATTGAAGTGACTTGGCCCTTTTTCATCATCAACATCATTAACAAGGCACACAGGTAGGTGTTCAACCTTTGATGATAAATCCAACAATATAGCCTTTTCTCTTGTGGCAGGATTTGCTTTCCACTTCTCAGTCATCTTCCAAAGTGAAATTCCATCAGGCTGTCCTGGGTCCCTTCTCAGCTTGTACTTGAAAACATTAAATCCGTTCTTTGCCGTGTCTGTCCAAGTGTCTTCGATACGATAAAGCCcatcataaatatatattttgcctGAGTTACAGAAGGGGTCTTGTGCGCTGCGCACAACCCTGATCTGATTCTTCTTGCTCTTGCTGTTCATGAGAGCAAGGTTACCTCTCTCAAGCTTCTGATCGTGCTTCTCCTTGTGACGACTGTTGCCTCCCTGTCCTGTGTACACCAAAATGTCAGTGTCATCATCGTCATTCTCATAGCCTCCAGATGAAATGATGCAGACAGCCAGAGTCTCATCTTTGTTCTTAGAAGAGATGTAATCAATGCCACCCATGGCTGGTGCATGTAAACCAACAATGCACATCTCAATCCTAAAGAAGAAAATGTCACCGACTTCAACACCAGGCACATGCCCTATCATCTTATGATTGTTGATTCTGAGGTTGTTCTGCATCATGAGAGTGCCAGCTTTCAGGTCAGCCCGCCTGCTTGCATCCTCTTTTTCATCCAATTGCAGTACACGGCGCCGAAGTGAATCAAACATCATCAGGATTCCTTCCACCGATTCCTTTGGGTTGTCTGATGAGGATGAGCACAAGTTGAACTCGTTGTCCAGGTTCCTCCTTATTGATCTGCGCTTGATGTTAGCATCATTGGATTTCTCAGCTTGCTGGGGCCTCTTGGCTCTCTTCGGCATCGCTGGTTTTTTATTCTTGCAAAAGGGCTTGTAATCTTGATCTGATGATTCATCTTCATGTTGCGGTGTTGGAAATGCCGCTGAGATGGGTGTAGCCTTTATAGGGACGGGTGACTTTGGTAAGGGCAGAGAAAATGAAGCTGGGGCTTCTTGAGGCTGTTCTGATGAGGAGCAAGGTATGGATGGTGTGGCATAAACTAACAGTGGATCAGTTGATTGAGTTTCCACATCATATCCCAAAATAGTAGGAAACTTTGGTGCTAATGAGCGCAATGGCTCCAAGTCTAAGGGTAGTTTGTCACTCTCTGCTTCATCTTCCGAGTTCTCCATGGTGAACTCTTGGAGAAATTCTGGCAGTAGCAAAAGCAGAAGTCATTAAATAGTCTGAACATAATACTTGTATGATTTCAGCATGATGAATGATGTCTCAGAATTTGATATGCTAAGAATAAGTGCGCAAgatgaatataaaaaaaagcattGTTCAGTGCAATACAACGTAGACCGAAGAAATCGAATAAAAAGAAATAGATCTGCAAAATCAGAAAAGTGCAACTTCTGAACAATCAGAAACAGAACAGTCTGCATACTTTGGCCTGTTGGCTGAGTACTGCTGGCTCACTAAAGATACACAAATGTGTCAATGTGACGTTTCTATGGCATATGAATCATGGATATTCTGATTGGAGTTAATTGGTCCCACAAAAGCATTAACATTTCAAAGTCCTACCTACTCCCCCTTAAAAATTAACCGAAAATGCAGGCACCAAATTAAAAAGATGGCAGCAAAATGCATTGCAACTTCGAGGTGGTCATTCAGGCAACCCAAATACAATATCCATTTGTTCAACAAACCCATAGTTAAACTCAATGCAGACATTTACACAGTGCACACAAATAAGAACACTAACAAATCACACGAATTTGCTACAAAAAGATGGTCAGGAACTAGCTAGAGGACTTGCAGAAAATTAGTTAGGATTctagagggaaaaaaaacaatggagAGAAAGCTGATCAAGAAGCACTGGATGAGGAGTGTGTACCTTGAGGATGTCGCCTTTGCTGGGGAATGCGTGAGAGTAGCTAGGGGAGCTTGAAGGGGCACAGGCAGTTCCACTATCGGAGACCCCTAGATGAAATCGCcaaatgtatatatgtatatgtggaTATGCAGTCGTGTCAGTGTGCCACTAAGCGCTGGCGTACACCATCCACCGTTGGATAATCTCGAGATACGTGCCTCTGGAATATACGATAACTAATTAATTGTGGCTACTTAAACACGAACTAGAACGGCGGTGATGTGTAGTTTATCTGAGTAAAAAAGAACAGTGGTATAGTTCAGTCTTGAGTCTTTCATGGCAGAACACTGGAGGTGTTGAATTTCTGATCATTATTGCATCAGCTGGTTGAACTCatttcacttcaacacacacctcattCTCTCCCAAGACAGTACACCCCAGTAACACATTTTCTGCTCCAGGCTATGAGCTTGTCTCTGATTCTTTTCAGGTCAAAAGTAGTCAAAGTACAGTAGCGCTTTTAATCTCCTTGCAAGAGCAAAACTTGCAATCGTTTCACTGAGAACGTATAGCAGGAAAAACACCAAAACTGATAAAATGCAGCAAAAAGCAAGTGATGCCTCTCTAGTTTCTAGCATCAACTATTATAGATTCTACATTCTCGACGCAGAAAAGACCTATGCGAATTTTCACCTAGGGCTGCTAACTCGTTGCACGATGAGCATCTTCAGTTCGAAAAAGCGTTTCGCGCAGTTGGACAGACACGAGGCTTCGCTGTTGCTGAAGCTGCTTCCAATGCTCCCAGTGATGCATTTGTCCCAGCAAACATCAGTCAGCTTCGCCACGAACTCGTTTGCCATtgccttcctcttctcctcctgaaGAGGGGAAGAAAACAAAATTGTCAGTAACATTTCTGTGAGTAACAATCACCACGGTTCTGCAATTGAATAGTGGATCTTGACAAAGAACACATGGCTTAATTATCCATTGTCCAAAGAACAGAGTACACAAAATAATTTCTTGTGCATAAAGGGAAGCAAGCAACTTCTGCCATTAATGAACATATCAGAAACCCAGGACAAAGGTCCTAGCAGCATACTAGATGTAAAATAGgcaattccttttttttcctcaagtCGTTTAATTTGCAGACTGATGATCTTTCTATTCTAGTACTTCTTTTCCCACATATCAGTACGTCACCGGGAAAACATCCTTGGCTCCTTGCAACATGCCAGAATACACTGCACTATCATTTTCTTACATAACAAAGCTGGTAGCAaatcaaatttaataaaacaccTCACCGTGCTATATGCATTAGCGGCTACACACTCGGGATTTGGGACTACTGCAATTTAAGAAACTACTGCATGACAATAAATAATTTGTTGGATATCATGAGAGAGAATTGTAACTTCTATTAGTAATGAGTGAACAGCCATAGTCCTTAAATATAGAGCACCACAAAAGCAATTAGGAATAACAGAATATCTCCTCCGTTGAAGCGTTAAAAACTTTTCAAGTTATGGGGATTTTTAGGAAAGACTTCATGAACCACCAGGACCattctaaaaaagaaaagttagACACCAAGGAAGAACTTGGTGTCAATGATTTTAAGAAGGAAGAGGTAAATATTTCCCCTGGTGAGCGTGCTCGACAAGGGTCGAACCCGGGCCGACGGGGTGCGTGCCAGTGACCCCTGCCACTGCGCTACGAGCGCATCTCCACCAGGACCATTCTGATGGTGCCTAAAAGGCTAAAACTAGACTTATCCAAATTAGTTTAGTTTGCAGTCAGGGTTACTGGGTACTTGGGTATCGAGTAATATGCAAATTAATATGCAACTAGGATTCGAGTATCGATTTCCACCTAAACTGTAAATTCCAGCACATGTGTTAAATTAGGGCACAACCTTCCTGCAGACTGAAGAATATTGCTAAAACAActgaacaaaataaataaaatgtataCATAATAAGCTAAAGGTTGGAAGGAACAGTAAGGGCAAAAACTTGGCCCAAATCAGCAAACTTTCGCCCAAAGCTCAGCCTTTTTCACGAATCTCCGAGTAGATCTAGAAAGGACACATAATTAATAGCGAGCGTACCAACAAAAAGATGGGCTGAAGAGCAGGAAGGGATCAAAAGAAGGGGGCTGCTAATTAATCTCCATGTTAGGGTTCCATAGGTCGGGTACTCGAGTGTGCCGCTCATCTCTAAATCTCCCTAATACATTATGGGTTTATTATTACCTCTAGCATGGCCTGCAGCCGCGGGTTGCTGAGCGCTGAAGCATCCAtggctcctcccctcctcttccgctcttcttcttcttcttcttctctctctcctttacGATtttcttccctcctctctcatTTGCCTCGTCGGCGGCTtgcagaggaggaagaaagaagagaagaggccGTGGGCTCTTTTCGTTAATGGGCTATGGGCTTCGTTTAGAAATCAGATCGACAAAAATGGGCTATGGGCTTTTTTTACATTCTGGCCCAATACCGTTTGCGAAAGCGGCCCTCAACCGCGTCCGATTGCCTTTCCCCGTGTCACTGTCAACCGGAGCCAACCTAAGCAAAGTGAAGAGATTAAAGATTTTTGGGGAATCTCTACTACTTAGAAAATATACAATCAAAGCAGATATACAATCCAACTTAAAAACGTACATCGACACGTTTGGAgcgacaaaaaaataaaaaaaaagttacatgcGATCCGGAACCAAAAAAGCGTAAAAAGCGTCGACGCCCCACGACCCGCGTCCCACGCGTCCCTCGaacgcgccgcctcctcgccgccgtcacccctTCCTCCGCGCGCCCTCCATCGCCGCCCCGcgccccctcctcgccgccctcgaccgccgccgcctccacgccgccctcgaccgccgccgcctccacgccgcccggcgcgccctcgaccgccgccgcctcctcgccgccctcgaccgctgccgcctcctctacgccccgcgccccctcctcgccgccctcgaccccgcgccgccctcgacctgcgccgcctcctcgaACACCGACGCCCCGCGCCACCCTCGACCGCCGACGCCCCGCGTCATCTGAAGGTATGTATCCCCTCGTGCCCCACCATGACGCCCGACGATATGGCCGCCACATGTTCGATGAAATGTCCAGTAAGTAGCTCAATCCGTGGTGTGATTTTGAGCCAGCTGTTATGATTAACCTGGCTCTAGGAAATCTGCTGATAATATTTATTTTCTGAATCATCTATGTGATGACGTAGACCATGCCTGCGCACCTGGCCAACTCCTGGTTTCTACTCCTTGATTTCCATGTATATACAGCTTGAGAtggtttgattttcttttttgatcAAGCCATCTGAATCGTCTTGTTCTAGAAACATCCCTATATTGTTCCAATTCTGATTTGTCAACgtggtttaatttttttaccgTGTATTAAACCAAATGTTAGGTGTAGGCAATGAGCTCAAGTGTTCGTTTATCATCAGTTCATGTTTCAAGCTTTGTGAATCCCTTCTTTCATCACAAATACCTTAAGTAATAATTTTTGCAATCAAGTAGTAATATCCCATTTTTTATGACTACGTGGTTTGTCATGTCATGCTCATAAGTAA harbors:
- the LOC9266486 gene encoding mitochondrial import inner membrane translocase subunit TIM8, which gives rise to MDASALSNPRLQAMLEEEKRKAMANEFVAKLTDVCWDKCITGSIGSSFSNSEASCLSNCAKRFFELKMLIVQRVSSPR
- the LOC107277436 gene encoding putative pentatricopeptide repeat-containing protein At5g40405 gives rise to the protein MTNVSLPVAAQVHMGPATAAAAAAEAALARRAADPLPALRRRDALPLPLPARLFAQLHGLLLTAGLARHSPNFSLLLRLASPLLPVFDRIANPDLPAWNALLSAYARLRARDVACASSAADAILEMFVRMLSLAIKPNEITLVAVIGACGELGAVSHGVWAHTYAVKRRLAVNCIVATALVEMYAGCGRLDLAEQVFAAASDRDTRCYNAMLHGLAVHGHGRAALSLFDRMHGEGVPVDGVTVLSVMCACAHAGLVDEGLDYFDRMEIEFGIEPSIEHYGCMVDMLSRAGRLNDAEKLIHGMPIVPNAAIYRSLIRACGIHGKLELGKKMIAELMRLEPDDSGNHVLISNFYATTNRWDDAKKARKEMKSMGIDKSPGSSFVDINGVLHEFLVGDKTHPASKEIYAMVEDIETRLSECGHRSSTSSALFDVEEEDKADALSYHSERLAIAFALIASNPGAPIRIIKNLRVCADCHESAKLVSRVYGREIVMRDRTRFHHFRDGVCSCGDFW
- the LOC107277010 gene encoding histone-lysine N-methyltransferase, H3 lysine-9 specific SUVH1, translated to MENSEDEAESDKLPLDLEPLRSLAPKFPTILGYDVETQSTDPLLVYATPSIPCSSSEQPQEAPASFSLPLPKSPVPIKATPISAAFPTPQHEDESSDQDYKPFCKNKKPAMPKRAKRPQQAEKSNDANIKRRSIRRNLDNEFNLCSSSSDNPKESVEGILMMFDSLRRRVLQLDEKEDASRRADLKAGTLMMQNNLRINNHKMIGHVPGVEVGDIFFFRIEMCIVGLHAPAMGGIDYISSKNKDETLAVCIISSGGYENDDDDTDILVYTGQGGNSRHKEKHDQKLERGNLALMNSKSKKNQIRVVRSAQDPFCNSGKIYIYDGLYRIEDTWTDTAKNGFNVFKYKLRRDPGQPDGISLWKMTEKWKANPATREKAILLDLSSKVEHLPVCLVNDVDDEKGPSHFNYVAGVKYLRPLRKTKPLQCCKCPSVCLPGDPNCSCAQQNGGDLPYSATGLLAKHTPMVYECSSNCQCSHNCRNRITQKGIKLNFEVFWTGDRGWGLRSWDPIRAGTFICEYAGEVIDETKMDIDVEEDKYTFRASCPGNKALSWNLGEELLEEKSTAVITKNFKKLPIIIRANNEGNVARFLNHSCSPNLLWQAVQYDHGDDSYPHIMFFAMEHIPPMTELTYDYGTRGAPPGFEGKPFKACKLKSCLCGSKHCRGLF